Proteins from one Osmerus mordax isolate fOsmMor3 chromosome 21, fOsmMor3.pri, whole genome shotgun sequence genomic window:
- the micall1a gene encoding MICAL-like protein 1 isoform X2, which produces MGSLKALQEWCRIQCENYNDVEIKNMSTSFRDGLAFCAIIHRYRPDLIDFNSLSKENVYENNRLAFEVAETELGIPALLDPEDMVSMKVPDRLSIITYVSQYYNFFTNKSHANPPSMKRPSGTGHIEPAQKKPTAPLEDKMVESEPNPEPGQKVAGEEAGAAEAQRVTLSSTCAACRKHVHLVQRFLVDGRLYHRNCFRCRECSSTLLPGSYKSGNESGSLVCTHHFGRAVLTNQNGRPDLSKKPVVVESARVGPRTPPQTPPSERDQIKVPPHEDVSKDHSTPADDSTTLSPPPPTVLTNSKESEGSGESEAAPPPSSLPSSPPSSPPSSPPNPFDESDEEEGTGKEESQTPANETANGSLPASPVSHVGGAGRPVPAPRRVSEVAPPPRPAPRVLPPRVMDSLAVNGEHRRSVPAPRPRDRSHSPGRSSLSNDTPKPKDPPWLALVQSEPKKKPAPPPPPGTATPPHQGSLSSLKGAGSRPATPPVPANPFEDDEEEGLEGEEEAGGGVVPPTIAAIHPWYSITQGAETTGEDTPPSGGSSSRSASPGGSRVRKGPAPRPPQPPNSNTAISVESLSSASDHSSSHPPLKGGVRAGEDHPFTKSVSEPSISGPCDSAPPASASSSERLAPHLSTPPSLPANTSSAPATPQTNRSAGARAARPPPPRPPGTASPLAASGSPAVPPPRSKRPCKENPFNRKASPSASTPKSRPPRGPRPARPPAPGHGFPLIKRKVQSDQYIKVEDIHGEMGELEKQLDELEQRGVELESKLRDNPNDEEEEHLLVDWFTLIHDKHLLVRREAELVYTDKQQNLEERQADVEYELRCLLNKPEKDWSEEDKGREQELMGELVTIIEQRNQIINNMDQDRQREEEEDKLLAAMLKKKDFQKDPEVEQKKKGGKFKPMKVLKRLSHKGEPGKGPSPRKEN; this is translated from the exons GCGTTCGAGGTGGCTGAGACGGAGCTGGGAATCCCAGCCCTGTTGGACCCGGAGGACATGGTGTCCATGAAAGTGCCCGACAGGCTGAGCATCATCACCTATGTCTCCCAGTACTACAACTTCTTCACCAACAAGTCCCACG CCAACCCCCCCAGCATGAAGAGGCCAAGTGGTACAGGCCACATTGAGCCAGCCCAAAAGAAGCCCACGGCCCCCCTGGAGGACAAAATGGTAGAGTCTGAG CCAAACCCAGAACCCGGGCAGAAGGTGGCGGGAGAGGAGGCCGGGGCGGCGGAGGCCCAGCGCGTCACGCTCAGCAGCACCTGCGCCGCGTGCCGCAAGCACGTCCACCTGGTGCAGAGATTCCTGGTCGACGGCAGGCTCTACCACCGCAACTGTTTCAG gtGTAGGGAATGTAGCAGCACCCTACTTCCTGGCTCCTACAAATCAGGAAATGAGTCAGGATCTCTGGTCTGCACGCATCACTTTGGCAGGGCGGTCTTGACCAATCAGAACGGCCGACCGGACCTCAGCAAGAAGCCGGTGGTGGTCGAGTCGGCCCGGGTTGGTCCACGCACTCCACCTCAAACTCCACCCTCCGAGAGAGACCAGATAAAGGTTCCTCCGCATGAAGATGTCTCCAAAGACCACTCCACACCAGCCGATGACTCCACCacactgtctcctcctcctccaactgtcCTCACAAACTCAAAGGAGAGCGAGGGGAGCGGAGAAAGCGAGGCcgcccctccgccctcctctctgccctcctctccgccctcctctccgccctcctctcctcccaatcCTTTCGACGAGAGCGACGAAGAAGAAGGAACGGGGAAGGAGGAGTCTCAAACACCGGCCAACGAAACAGCCAATGGCAGCCTCCCGGCATCGCCCGTTAGTCATGTGGGAGGGGCCGGTCGGCCAGTGCCCGCCCCTCGACGTGTTTCGGAGGTGGCCCCCCCTCCTCGGCCAGCCCCCAGGGTCCTCCCACCGCGGGTGATGGACAGCCTGGCAGTCAACG gtgaaCACAGGAGATCTGTCCCGGCTCCCAGACCTCGCGACAGATCCCACTCCCCTGGACG CTCTAGTCTTTCCAACGACACCCCCAAACCTAAAGACCCACCCTGGTTAGCCCTCGTCCAATCTGAACCCAAGAAGAagccggccccgccccctcccccgggtacagccacgcccccacaccaaggctctctctcctctctcaaagGGGCGGGCTCCAGGCCGGCCACGCCCCCGGTGCCCGCCAACCCCTTcgaggatgacgaggaggagggtctggaaggggaggaagaggcggggggaggggtggtgccACCCACCATTGCGGCGATCCACCCGTGGTACAGCATCACGCAGGGGGCGGAGACAACGGGGGAGGACACGCCCCCTAGCGGAGGTAGCTCCTCCCGCTCAGCCAGTCCCGGGGGGTCCAGGGTTAGGAAGGGCCCAGCGCCACGACCCCCTCAGCCCCCTAACTCAAACACAG ctaTTAGCGTCGAGAGCTTATCCTCTGCCTCCgaccacagctcctcccaccctcccctgaaGGGTGGGGTCAGGGCCGGCGAGGACCACCCCTTCACCAAGAGTGTCTCTGAGCCCTCCATCTCCGGGCCCTGTGACTCCGCCCCTCCCGCCTCCGCCTCCTCTTCCGAACGCCTGGCCCcgcacctctccacccctccctcccttccagccAACACCAGCTCGGCCCCCGCCACCCCGCAAACCAATCGGAGCGCAGGGGCCAGAGCAGCCAGGCCGCCGCCCCCGAGGCCCCCCGGCACGGCCAGTCCCCTGGCTGCATCAGGGAGTCCCGCGGTCCCGCCCCCTCGTAGCAAG CGACCCTGCAAGGAGAACCCCTTCAACAGGAAGGCCTCCCCCTCAGCATCCACCCCGAAAAGCAGGCCCCCCCGAGGGCCACGGCCGGCCAGACCCCCCGCCCCCGGACACGGCTTCCCCCTCATCAAACGCAAG GTGCAGTCAGACCAGTACATCAAAGTGGAGGACATccatggagagatgggggagctggagaagcagctggatgagctggagcagagaggagtcGAGCTGGAGAGCAAGCTCCGAGACAACCCCAACG acgaggaggaggaacaccTGCTGGTCGACTGGTTCACCCTCATCCACGACAAACACCTGCTTGTGAGGAGGGAGGCCGAGCTGGTCTACac ggaCAAGCAGCagaacctggaggagagacaagcagaTGTGGAGTATGAGCTCAGGTGTCTCCTGAACAAGCCAG AGAAGGACTGGAGCGAGGAGGACAAGGGGCGGGAGCAGGAGCTGATGGGCGAGCTAGTCACCATCATCGAACAACGGAACCAAATCATCAACAACATGGATCAGGACAGGCAGAG ggaagaggaagaggataaACTTCTGGCGGCCATGTTGAAGAAAAAAG aCTTCCAGAAGGATCCGGAAGtagagcagaagaagaaaggggGGAAGTTTAAACCCATGAAGGTCCTCAAGAGGCTGAGTCACAAGGGGGAGCCCGGCAAGGGCCCCAGCCCCCGCAAGGAGAACTGA
- the c21h22orf23 gene encoding UPF0193 protein EVG1: protein METSTRRQAGGGLWNCPKQTQYSRETQDMIKLMMQESRLTNFQQRQINERLKKGAALPLTCNPTSSAPPPPPPPKIIKPGPERLSAKPQRRSADKCSSGDNYTRDRFRPSAPRDLEKEKRRLQNILATGQEEPSRPRKVPQLQGPEVGEERDRFQEVLDEIEERKQFLEEMTTLGKGKNYYNIINTEISQKIRELEMIDKARSTELRTLTMSEKKAESTGEEPGSQV from the exons ATGGAGACATCTACCCGGAGGCAAGCCGGTGGAGGACTGTGGAACTGTCCTAAACAGACACAATACAGCAGGGAGACTCAAGACATGATCAAAT TGATGATGCAAGAGTCAAGGCTCACTAACTTCCAGCAGAGACAGATTAACGAACGTCTCAAAA AGGGAGCAGCATTGCCGTTGACCTGTAACCCCACGTCCTcggccccaccccctccaccccctcccaaaATCATCAAACCTGGGCCAGAACGTCTATCAGCCAAGCCTCAGAGGCGCAGCGCTGATAAGTGTAGTTCAGGGGACAACTACACCAGAGATAGGTTCCGCCCCAGTGCCCCAC GGGatctggagaaggagaagcgaAGGCTTCAGAACATCCTGGCCACGGGGCAGGAGGAGCCCAGCCGGCCCAGGAAGGTACCACAGCTCCAGGGCccggaggtgggggaggagcgggACCGGTTCCAGGAGG TTCTGGATGAGATTGAGGAAAGGAAGCAGTTTCTGGAGGAGATGACCACTCTGGGGAAGGGCAAGAACTACTATAACATTATCAACACTGAGATATCCCAG AAAATCAGAGAGCTGGAGATGATTGACAAGGCGCGCAGTACAGAGCTGAGGACCCTGACAATGTCAGAAAAGAAGGCGGAGTCTACTGGAGAGGAGCCAGGAAGCCAagtctga
- the micall1a gene encoding MICAL-like protein 1 isoform X1 gives MGSLKALQEWCRIQCENYNDVEIKNMSTSFRDGLAFCAIIHRYRPDLIDFNSLSKENVYENNRLAFEVAETELGIPALLDPEDMVSMKVPDRLSIITYVSQYYNFFTNKSHANPPSMKRPSGTGHIEPAQKKPTAPLEDKMVESEPNPEPGQKVAGEEAGAAEAQRVTLSSTCAACRKHVHLVQRFLVDGRLYHRNCFRCRECSSTLLPGSYKSGNESGSLVCTHHFGRAVLTNQNGRPDLSKKPVVVESARVGPRTPPQTPPSERDQIKVPPHEDVSKDHSTPADDSTTLSPPPPTVLTNSKESEGSGESEAAPPPSSLPSSPPSSPPSSPPNPFDESDEEEGTGKEESQTPANETANGSLPASPVSHVGGAGRPVPAPRRVSEVAPPPRPAPRVLPPRVMDSLAVNGEHRRSVPAPRPRDRSHSPGRSSLSNDTPKPKDPPWLALVQSEPKKKPAPPPPPGTATPPHQGSLSSLKGAGSRPATPPVPANPFEDDEEEGLEGEEEAGGGVVPPTIAAIHPWYSITQGAETTGEDTPPSGGSSSRSASPGGSRVRKGPAPRPPQPPNSNTALSHSQPSSSSPSPAISVESLSSASDHSSSHPPLKGGVRAGEDHPFTKSVSEPSISGPCDSAPPASASSSERLAPHLSTPPSLPANTSSAPATPQTNRSAGARAARPPPPRPPGTASPLAASGSPAVPPPRSKRPCKENPFNRKASPSASTPKSRPPRGPRPARPPAPGHGFPLIKRKVQSDQYIKVEDIHGEMGELEKQLDELEQRGVELESKLRDNPNDEEEEHLLVDWFTLIHDKHLLVRREAELVYTDKQQNLEERQADVEYELRCLLNKPEKDWSEEDKGREQELMGELVTIIEQRNQIINNMDQDRQREEEEDKLLAAMLKKKDFQKDPEVEQKKKGGKFKPMKVLKRLSHKGEPGKGPSPRKEN, from the exons GCGTTCGAGGTGGCTGAGACGGAGCTGGGAATCCCAGCCCTGTTGGACCCGGAGGACATGGTGTCCATGAAAGTGCCCGACAGGCTGAGCATCATCACCTATGTCTCCCAGTACTACAACTTCTTCACCAACAAGTCCCACG CCAACCCCCCCAGCATGAAGAGGCCAAGTGGTACAGGCCACATTGAGCCAGCCCAAAAGAAGCCCACGGCCCCCCTGGAGGACAAAATGGTAGAGTCTGAG CCAAACCCAGAACCCGGGCAGAAGGTGGCGGGAGAGGAGGCCGGGGCGGCGGAGGCCCAGCGCGTCACGCTCAGCAGCACCTGCGCCGCGTGCCGCAAGCACGTCCACCTGGTGCAGAGATTCCTGGTCGACGGCAGGCTCTACCACCGCAACTGTTTCAG gtGTAGGGAATGTAGCAGCACCCTACTTCCTGGCTCCTACAAATCAGGAAATGAGTCAGGATCTCTGGTCTGCACGCATCACTTTGGCAGGGCGGTCTTGACCAATCAGAACGGCCGACCGGACCTCAGCAAGAAGCCGGTGGTGGTCGAGTCGGCCCGGGTTGGTCCACGCACTCCACCTCAAACTCCACCCTCCGAGAGAGACCAGATAAAGGTTCCTCCGCATGAAGATGTCTCCAAAGACCACTCCACACCAGCCGATGACTCCACCacactgtctcctcctcctccaactgtcCTCACAAACTCAAAGGAGAGCGAGGGGAGCGGAGAAAGCGAGGCcgcccctccgccctcctctctgccctcctctccgccctcctctccgccctcctctcctcccaatcCTTTCGACGAGAGCGACGAAGAAGAAGGAACGGGGAAGGAGGAGTCTCAAACACCGGCCAACGAAACAGCCAATGGCAGCCTCCCGGCATCGCCCGTTAGTCATGTGGGAGGGGCCGGTCGGCCAGTGCCCGCCCCTCGACGTGTTTCGGAGGTGGCCCCCCCTCCTCGGCCAGCCCCCAGGGTCCTCCCACCGCGGGTGATGGACAGCCTGGCAGTCAACG gtgaaCACAGGAGATCTGTCCCGGCTCCCAGACCTCGCGACAGATCCCACTCCCCTGGACG CTCTAGTCTTTCCAACGACACCCCCAAACCTAAAGACCCACCCTGGTTAGCCCTCGTCCAATCTGAACCCAAGAAGAagccggccccgccccctcccccgggtacagccacgcccccacaccaaggctctctctcctctctcaaagGGGCGGGCTCCAGGCCGGCCACGCCCCCGGTGCCCGCCAACCCCTTcgaggatgacgaggaggagggtctggaaggggaggaagaggcggggggaggggtggtgccACCCACCATTGCGGCGATCCACCCGTGGTACAGCATCACGCAGGGGGCGGAGACAACGGGGGAGGACACGCCCCCTAGCGGAGGTAGCTCCTCCCGCTCAGCCAGTCCCGGGGGGTCCAGGGTTAGGAAGGGCCCAGCGCCACGACCCCCTCAGCCCCCTAACTCAAACACAG ctctttctcactctcagccctcctcttcctccccctccccagctaTTAGCGTCGAGAGCTTATCCTCTGCCTCCgaccacagctcctcccaccctcccctgaaGGGTGGGGTCAGGGCCGGCGAGGACCACCCCTTCACCAAGAGTGTCTCTGAGCCCTCCATCTCCGGGCCCTGTGACTCCGCCCCTCCCGCCTCCGCCTCCTCTTCCGAACGCCTGGCCCcgcacctctccacccctccctcccttccagccAACACCAGCTCGGCCCCCGCCACCCCGCAAACCAATCGGAGCGCAGGGGCCAGAGCAGCCAGGCCGCCGCCCCCGAGGCCCCCCGGCACGGCCAGTCCCCTGGCTGCATCAGGGAGTCCCGCGGTCCCGCCCCCTCGTAGCAAG CGACCCTGCAAGGAGAACCCCTTCAACAGGAAGGCCTCCCCCTCAGCATCCACCCCGAAAAGCAGGCCCCCCCGAGGGCCACGGCCGGCCAGACCCCCCGCCCCCGGACACGGCTTCCCCCTCATCAAACGCAAG GTGCAGTCAGACCAGTACATCAAAGTGGAGGACATccatggagagatgggggagctggagaagcagctggatgagctggagcagagaggagtcGAGCTGGAGAGCAAGCTCCGAGACAACCCCAACG acgaggaggaggaacaccTGCTGGTCGACTGGTTCACCCTCATCCACGACAAACACCTGCTTGTGAGGAGGGAGGCCGAGCTGGTCTACac ggaCAAGCAGCagaacctggaggagagacaagcagaTGTGGAGTATGAGCTCAGGTGTCTCCTGAACAAGCCAG AGAAGGACTGGAGCGAGGAGGACAAGGGGCGGGAGCAGGAGCTGATGGGCGAGCTAGTCACCATCATCGAACAACGGAACCAAATCATCAACAACATGGATCAGGACAGGCAGAG ggaagaggaagaggataaACTTCTGGCGGCCATGTTGAAGAAAAAAG aCTTCCAGAAGGATCCGGAAGtagagcagaagaagaaaggggGGAAGTTTAAACCCATGAAGGTCCTCAAGAGGCTGAGTCACAAGGGGGAGCCCGGCAAGGGCCCCAGCCCCCGCAAGGAGAACTGA
- the micall1a gene encoding MICAL-like protein 1 isoform X3 has protein sequence MVSMKVPDRLSIITYVSQYYNFFTNKSHANPPSMKRPSGTGHIEPAQKKPTAPLEDKMVESEPNPEPGQKVAGEEAGAAEAQRVTLSSTCAACRKHVHLVQRFLVDGRLYHRNCFRCRECSSTLLPGSYKSGNESGSLVCTHHFGRAVLTNQNGRPDLSKKPVVVESARVGPRTPPQTPPSERDQIKVPPHEDVSKDHSTPADDSTTLSPPPPTVLTNSKESEGSGESEAAPPPSSLPSSPPSSPPSSPPNPFDESDEEEGTGKEESQTPANETANGSLPASPVSHVGGAGRPVPAPRRVSEVAPPPRPAPRVLPPRVMDSLAVNGEHRRSVPAPRPRDRSHSPGRSSLSNDTPKPKDPPWLALVQSEPKKKPAPPPPPGTATPPHQGSLSSLKGAGSRPATPPVPANPFEDDEEEGLEGEEEAGGGVVPPTIAAIHPWYSITQGAETTGEDTPPSGGSSSRSASPGGSRVRKGPAPRPPQPPNSNTALSHSQPSSSSPSPAISVESLSSASDHSSSHPPLKGGVRAGEDHPFTKSVSEPSISGPCDSAPPASASSSERLAPHLSTPPSLPANTSSAPATPQTNRSAGARAARPPPPRPPGTASPLAASGSPAVPPPRSKRPCKENPFNRKASPSASTPKSRPPRGPRPARPPAPGHGFPLIKRKVQSDQYIKVEDIHGEMGELEKQLDELEQRGVELESKLRDNPNDEEEEHLLVDWFTLIHDKHLLVRREAELVYTDKQQNLEERQADVEYELRCLLNKPEKDWSEEDKGREQELMGELVTIIEQRNQIINNMDQDRQREEEEDKLLAAMLKKKDFQKDPEVEQKKKGGKFKPMKVLKRLSHKGEPGKGPSPRKEN, from the exons ATGGTGTCCATGAAAGTGCCCGACAGGCTGAGCATCATCACCTATGTCTCCCAGTACTACAACTTCTTCACCAACAAGTCCCACG CCAACCCCCCCAGCATGAAGAGGCCAAGTGGTACAGGCCACATTGAGCCAGCCCAAAAGAAGCCCACGGCCCCCCTGGAGGACAAAATGGTAGAGTCTGAG CCAAACCCAGAACCCGGGCAGAAGGTGGCGGGAGAGGAGGCCGGGGCGGCGGAGGCCCAGCGCGTCACGCTCAGCAGCACCTGCGCCGCGTGCCGCAAGCACGTCCACCTGGTGCAGAGATTCCTGGTCGACGGCAGGCTCTACCACCGCAACTGTTTCAG gtGTAGGGAATGTAGCAGCACCCTACTTCCTGGCTCCTACAAATCAGGAAATGAGTCAGGATCTCTGGTCTGCACGCATCACTTTGGCAGGGCGGTCTTGACCAATCAGAACGGCCGACCGGACCTCAGCAAGAAGCCGGTGGTGGTCGAGTCGGCCCGGGTTGGTCCACGCACTCCACCTCAAACTCCACCCTCCGAGAGAGACCAGATAAAGGTTCCTCCGCATGAAGATGTCTCCAAAGACCACTCCACACCAGCCGATGACTCCACCacactgtctcctcctcctccaactgtcCTCACAAACTCAAAGGAGAGCGAGGGGAGCGGAGAAAGCGAGGCcgcccctccgccctcctctctgccctcctctccgccctcctctccgccctcctctcctcccaatcCTTTCGACGAGAGCGACGAAGAAGAAGGAACGGGGAAGGAGGAGTCTCAAACACCGGCCAACGAAACAGCCAATGGCAGCCTCCCGGCATCGCCCGTTAGTCATGTGGGAGGGGCCGGTCGGCCAGTGCCCGCCCCTCGACGTGTTTCGGAGGTGGCCCCCCCTCCTCGGCCAGCCCCCAGGGTCCTCCCACCGCGGGTGATGGACAGCCTGGCAGTCAACG gtgaaCACAGGAGATCTGTCCCGGCTCCCAGACCTCGCGACAGATCCCACTCCCCTGGACG CTCTAGTCTTTCCAACGACACCCCCAAACCTAAAGACCCACCCTGGTTAGCCCTCGTCCAATCTGAACCCAAGAAGAagccggccccgccccctcccccgggtacagccacgcccccacaccaaggctctctctcctctctcaaagGGGCGGGCTCCAGGCCGGCCACGCCCCCGGTGCCCGCCAACCCCTTcgaggatgacgaggaggagggtctggaaggggaggaagaggcggggggaggggtggtgccACCCACCATTGCGGCGATCCACCCGTGGTACAGCATCACGCAGGGGGCGGAGACAACGGGGGAGGACACGCCCCCTAGCGGAGGTAGCTCCTCCCGCTCAGCCAGTCCCGGGGGGTCCAGGGTTAGGAAGGGCCCAGCGCCACGACCCCCTCAGCCCCCTAACTCAAACACAG ctctttctcactctcagccctcctcttcctccccctccccagctaTTAGCGTCGAGAGCTTATCCTCTGCCTCCgaccacagctcctcccaccctcccctgaaGGGTGGGGTCAGGGCCGGCGAGGACCACCCCTTCACCAAGAGTGTCTCTGAGCCCTCCATCTCCGGGCCCTGTGACTCCGCCCCTCCCGCCTCCGCCTCCTCTTCCGAACGCCTGGCCCcgcacctctccacccctccctcccttccagccAACACCAGCTCGGCCCCCGCCACCCCGCAAACCAATCGGAGCGCAGGGGCCAGAGCAGCCAGGCCGCCGCCCCCGAGGCCCCCCGGCACGGCCAGTCCCCTGGCTGCATCAGGGAGTCCCGCGGTCCCGCCCCCTCGTAGCAAG CGACCCTGCAAGGAGAACCCCTTCAACAGGAAGGCCTCCCCCTCAGCATCCACCCCGAAAAGCAGGCCCCCCCGAGGGCCACGGCCGGCCAGACCCCCCGCCCCCGGACACGGCTTCCCCCTCATCAAACGCAAG GTGCAGTCAGACCAGTACATCAAAGTGGAGGACATccatggagagatgggggagctggagaagcagctggatgagctggagcagagaggagtcGAGCTGGAGAGCAAGCTCCGAGACAACCCCAACG acgaggaggaggaacaccTGCTGGTCGACTGGTTCACCCTCATCCACGACAAACACCTGCTTGTGAGGAGGGAGGCCGAGCTGGTCTACac ggaCAAGCAGCagaacctggaggagagacaagcagaTGTGGAGTATGAGCTCAGGTGTCTCCTGAACAAGCCAG AGAAGGACTGGAGCGAGGAGGACAAGGGGCGGGAGCAGGAGCTGATGGGCGAGCTAGTCACCATCATCGAACAACGGAACCAAATCATCAACAACATGGATCAGGACAGGCAGAG ggaagaggaagaggataaACTTCTGGCGGCCATGTTGAAGAAAAAAG aCTTCCAGAAGGATCCGGAAGtagagcagaagaagaaaggggGGAAGTTTAAACCCATGAAGGTCCTCAAGAGGCTGAGTCACAAGGGGGAGCCCGGCAAGGGCCCCAGCCCCCGCAAGGAGAACTGA